Proteins from a genomic interval of Nostoc sp. TCL240-02:
- a CDS encoding ammonium transporter yields the protein MLKKVVMIGAITLLFLAGPLMGNAFAQTPAAAPPAADTGDTAFMLISAALVLLMTPGLAFFYGGFVRSRNILNTLMMSFVLMAIVGVTWILWGYSLSFAPGLPFIGGLQWFGLNGVGLETQGYLPHLPYEDALKAADPKYADVVSYAGTIPHQAFTIYQAMFAIITPALISGALVERMSFRAYSLFVLLWSTFVYAPLAHMVWAKGGLLGLAGGLGALDFAGGTVVHISSGVSALVAAIVLGPRKTHPDRLSPPHNVPFILLGAGLLWFGWFGFNAGSALSVASGTSGGLTTNLATTAFVATNTAAAAAALMWLILEAVLRGKPTAVGAATGAVAGLVGITPAAGFVTPLSAILVGFITAFVCFYAVSFKHKLQIDDALDTYPVHGVGGTVGAILTAIFATTQVNGGGKDGVLRGNFGELGVELAAIAVAYAIAGVGTWIILKIIDATVGLRVKEEAELQGLDINEHGEEGYNSEFGDRPT from the coding sequence GTGTTGAAGAAAGTTGTAATGATTGGGGCTATCACCCTACTGTTTTTGGCAGGGCCGTTGATGGGCAATGCTTTTGCCCAAACACCAGCCGCGGCTCCACCTGCTGCTGATACTGGAGACACGGCATTTATGCTGATTTCAGCAGCACTCGTGCTGCTAATGACACCAGGATTGGCGTTTTTCTATGGTGGATTTGTGCGATCGCGTAATATCCTAAACACATTGATGATGAGCTTTGTGTTGATGGCGATCGTGGGAGTTACCTGGATTTTGTGGGGCTATAGTCTTTCTTTTGCACCAGGCTTGCCATTCATTGGTGGATTGCAATGGTTTGGGTTAAACGGTGTCGGTTTAGAGACTCAAGGCTACTTGCCGCATCTGCCTTATGAAGATGCGCTCAAAGCAGCAGACCCCAAATATGCTGATGTCGTCTCTTATGCCGGAACGATTCCCCACCAGGCATTTACGATTTATCAAGCCATGTTTGCCATTATCACCCCAGCCTTAATTTCTGGGGCGCTCGTTGAGCGGATGAGTTTCCGCGCCTATTCACTGTTTGTGCTGCTGTGGTCAACCTTTGTTTACGCCCCCCTAGCCCACATGGTATGGGCGAAAGGTGGATTATTAGGTTTGGCTGGTGGATTAGGTGCCCTCGACTTTGCAGGTGGCACAGTAGTTCATATTAGCTCTGGGGTTTCAGCTCTGGTAGCAGCGATCGTCCTTGGTCCTCGGAAAACCCATCCCGATCGCCTTAGCCCGCCACACAATGTTCCTTTCATTTTGCTGGGTGCTGGCTTGCTCTGGTTTGGCTGGTTCGGCTTCAACGCTGGGAGTGCCTTATCTGTTGCCAGTGGAACTTCTGGTGGCTTAACAACAAATTTAGCAACAACAGCCTTTGTTGCCACCAATACGGCGGCGGCGGCGGCAGCTTTAATGTGGCTAATTTTAGAAGCAGTTTTACGGGGTAAACCCACAGCCGTAGGAGCAGCTACAGGAGCCGTTGCTGGTTTAGTAGGCATCACCCCCGCCGCCGGATTTGTGACACCGCTATCAGCGATTTTAGTTGGTTTCATCACCGCCTTTGTTTGCTTCTATGCTGTAAGTTTTAAGCATAAGCTGCAAATTGACGATGCTTTAGATACCTATCCCGTGCATGGTGTTGGTGGGACAGTGGGGGCAATTTTAACGGCCATCTTTGCCACAACTCAAGTCAACGGCGGAGGTAAAGATGGAGTGCTACGTGGTAATTTTGGTGAATTGGGAGTTGAACTAGCAGCAATTGCCGTTGCTTATGCGATCGCAGGTGTTGGTACTTGGATTATTCTCAAGATTATCGATGCTACAGTCGGTCTGCGAGTCAAAGAGGAAGCCGAATTGCAAGGTTTGGATATCAACGAACACGGTGAAGAAGGTTATAATTCCGAGTTTGGCGATCGTCCCACTTAG
- a CDS encoding SGNH/GDSL hydrolase family protein, with protein sequence MTTSAKTLPIWAFFSLLTNCILMLAVILLIWQQQKLATFFGIVTSPEPINLNNSTQIATPDLGRRHQLTYQEWVDILKQEAKVAADQQTPHLSILAGDSLSLWFPPELLPEGKNWLNQGISGETSNGLLNRLKIFDRSKPEVIFVMIGINDLIRGVNNEEILDNQRQIINYLRKTHPTTQIVVQSILPHGAEEATWKGRDKLLAVANSRIQGLNQQLQSISTKKGVKYLDLYPLFTNKQGNLRREFTTDGLHLSPEGYIVWRSALQIYSEIELKSQR encoded by the coding sequence GTGACTACTTCTGCAAAAACCCTCCCTATCTGGGCATTTTTCTCGCTGTTAACCAACTGCATCCTAATGTTGGCGGTCATTCTGCTAATCTGGCAACAGCAGAAATTGGCCACTTTTTTTGGGATAGTAACATCCCCAGAACCAATCAACCTGAACAACTCAACCCAAATTGCTACACCTGATTTGGGTCGTCGTCACCAACTCACTTATCAGGAGTGGGTAGACATTCTCAAGCAAGAAGCCAAGGTCGCTGCTGACCAACAAACTCCCCATTTAAGCATTCTGGCGGGAGATTCTCTAAGTTTATGGTTTCCCCCTGAGTTATTACCCGAAGGTAAAAATTGGCTCAATCAAGGAATTTCTGGTGAAACCAGTAATGGACTCTTAAACAGGTTGAAAATATTTGACCGCAGCAAACCAGAGGTCATTTTTGTGATGATTGGCATTAATGACCTAATTCGGGGGGTGAACAACGAGGAAATTTTAGATAATCAGCGACAAATTATCAATTACCTCCGAAAGACGCATCCCACAACGCAAATTGTTGTGCAATCGATTTTGCCACATGGGGCAGAAGAAGCAACCTGGAAAGGACGAGATAAACTTCTAGCTGTTGCCAATAGTCGCATTCAGGGGTTGAATCAGCAACTGCAAAGTATTTCTACCAAAAAAGGTGTCAAATATCTTGATTTATATCCCCTGTTTACTAACAAGCAAGGAAATCTACGCCGCGAATTTACTACTGATGGCTTACATTTAAGTCCCGAAGGGTATATAGTTTGGCGTTCTGCATTGCAGATTTATAGCGAAATCGAATTAAAATCCCAGCGTTAA
- a CDS encoding YnfA family protein gives MIKSLLYFLWAGVFEIGGGYLIWLWLREGKPFWWGILGGIALAFYGIIATLQSANFGRVYAAYGGVFIAIAMLWGWKVDGVTPDRYDLMGACLALVSVLIIMFAPRP, from the coding sequence ATGATTAAGTCTTTGCTGTATTTTTTGTGGGCTGGTGTATTTGAAATTGGAGGAGGCTACCTAATCTGGTTGTGGTTGCGCGAAGGTAAACCGTTCTGGTGGGGCATATTGGGGGGAATTGCTTTAGCTTTCTATGGAATTATTGCAACTCTTCAATCGGCAAATTTTGGCAGAGTGTATGCTGCTTACGGTGGTGTATTTATTGCAATAGCGATGCTTTGGGGTTGGAAGGTAGACGGGGTAACTCCAGACCGCTACGATCTCATGGGAGCATGTTTAGCTTTAGTGAGTGTTCTAATTATCATGTTTGCACCCAGACCTTAA